One genomic region from Anopheles bellator chromosome 2, idAnoBellAS_SP24_06.2, whole genome shotgun sequence encodes:
- the LOC131211427 gene encoding uncharacterized protein LOC131211427 has product MRRLLIALFSLSVAVCLRSSAGAKVLTCTRWHRNQTCFIEGASVSGESGEQHSVSVPARTLHVTIEGSEILHFSTGLFDGLSGTAFLTLKNGFIPAVTFRSDGLNSLRVDHTELRDFTVQPVENRNLNTLIISGNPLRALSPTIRHLTGLSILDLSNNQLESVNLGWLEPMGNLLVLDLSANRIVRIDVLARLRLSRLKNLWINHNRLRGLDFFPDFAPSLRRVRLVENRWSCAWVQRARAAIWVTDVQVYGAEYRCPAAATGDGGLCCYDHDDEVLGSGESRYAQVVSVSAGSEESAEWELIPPGPERLRGENGGQASALHSLTQPPSGGESPTAALEHKYRALVREKEHLEKRFIATVRELEGANRRVVDQLIAARDMIRTLHNLEETEPKSVQH; this is encoded by the exons ATGCGTCGTTTACTGATCGCTCT GTTCTCCCTGTCGGTCGCGGTTTGTTTACGGTCGTCGGCCGGGGCCAAAGTGCTAACCTGCACGAGGTGGCACCGTAATCAAACGTGCTTCATCGAGGGAGCATCGGTCAGTGGCGAGTCGGGCGAACAGCATTCCGTCAGCGTTCCGGCCCGGACGCTGCACGTCACCATCGAGGGGAGCGAGATTCTGCACTTCTCGACCGGGCTGTTCGATGGCCTTTCCGGCACCGCGTTTCTGACCCTGAAGAACGGCTTCATTCCCGCCGTAACGTTCCGATCGGACGGGCTGAACTCGCTGCGCGTCGATCATACGGAGCTGCGCGACTTTACGGTCCAGCCGGTGGAGAACCGCAACCTCAACACGCTCATCATCAGCGGCAATCCGTTGCGGGCCCTTTCGCCCACCATCCGCCACCTAACGGGCCTCTCGATTCTGGACCTTTCGAACAACCAGCTGGAAAGCGTCAACCTCGGCTGGCTCGAACCGATGGGCAACCTGCTGGTGCTCGACCTCTCGGCGAACCGCATCGTACGGATCGACGTTCTGGCACGGCTGCGCTTGAGCCGGCTGAAGAACCTCTGGATCAATCACAATCGACTGCGCGGGCTCGACTTCTTCCCGGACTTTGCCCCATCGCTGCGCCGGGTGCGGCTGGTGGAGAACCGGTGGAGCTGCGCGTGGGTGCAGCGGGCAAGGGCGGCCATCTGGGTGACGGACGTGCAGGTGTACGGCGCGGAGTACCgctgcccggcggcggcgaccgggGACGGTGGTTTGTGCTGCTACGACCATGACGACGAGGTTCTGGGATCGGGTGAGTCCAGGTACGCCCAGGTCGTCAGTGTCAGCGCGGGTTCCGAGGAGTCAGCGGAGTGGGAGCTGATTCCGCCGGGTCCAGAACGGTTGCGAGGTGAGAATGGTGGACAAGCGAGTGCCCTTCACAGCCTGACACAGCCACCTTCCGGAGGGGAATCTCCAACGGCGGCACTGGAGCACAAGTACCGCGCATTAGTCAGGGAGAAGGAGCATCTCGAAAAACGATTCATCGCCACCGTACGGGAGCTGGAAGGAGCCAACAGACGAGTGGTGGACCAGTTGATCGCTGCGCGCGATATGATTAGGACATTGCACAATTTGGAGGAAACGGAGCCGAAGTCGGTGCAACACTAG